TTCCAATCAGTGGCCAAACACTGGCAGTCGGAATCGCCGCCACTATTTTAGGAAGCCGTTATGGGGCATTTGCTATGATCATTTATATGTTTCTCGGCATGACGGGACTTCCGGTTTTCGCAGGCTTTGCAGGTGGCGCACACGTTGTCGCAGGACCAACAGGCGGATACATAATCGGATTCATTGCAGCTGCCTACCTTACAGGACTGTTTCTTGAAAAAACATCCTTTACCATCAAAATGGCCATCATCGCCAACCTGATCGGCATGATCGTCACACTAACCTTCGGAGCCATTTGGCTTAAGGTGTTACTCGATCTGTCCTGGCCGGCAGCAATGGCCGCTGGTGTATATCCATTTTTGGTTGTAGGTGTAATGAAAGCACTGATGGCTGCGTGGATCGGGATTGCGGTGCGGAATCGTCTGGGGAGATCGCAGATGCGGTTTGGGGAGGCGGCTTAGAGCCGGTACTTTTATCAAAAGCACAGACTCTTGTTATTCATCTTCAGAGTCTGTGCTTTTTAATGTGATCAGGTTAATTTCTGGCGGGTTGAAGAGGCGGAAGTTCAGGAAGGATACGGCATTACTGCTTCCAAGTCCTGCACTGACGTACTGTTTATACCCCTTGTATTCCCAAAATCCTTTCACCCGGTTTTGTGGAGGGAAAAGAGGTGAAGGATACCATGCTTCAGGAACAACAAGCGCTCCAATAAAG
The sequence above is drawn from the Jeotgalibacillus aurantiacus genome and encodes:
- a CDS encoding biotin transporter BioY, with the translated sequence MSSSRLRMLLFSSMMAAVTAILAQVEIPLPLVPISGQTLAVGIAATILGSRYGAFAMIIYMFLGMTGLPVFAGFAGGAHVVAGPTGGYIIGFIAAAYLTGLFLEKTSFTIKMAIIANLIGMIVTLTFGAIWLKVLLDLSWPAAMAAGVYPFLVVGVMKALMAAWIGIAVRNRLGRSQMRFGEAA